One Nonomuraea angiospora DNA segment encodes these proteins:
- a CDS encoding GNAT family N-acetyltransferase, producing MSIRTAHEADLPALLALAVAFYEEDGFTTPEGDLSANLTTLITSPAARVAVSEEHGRIVAFAITTTSFGLESGLIAELEDLYVAPEARRRGEAGRLIEDSRGWAAELGCSLLEIVIAPNGNDVSHLFDFYGKRGFQDEGRRLLSRPLSRT from the coding sequence ATGTCGATCCGTACGGCCCATGAGGCCGATCTGCCCGCCCTGCTCGCCCTCGCCGTCGCCTTCTACGAGGAGGACGGCTTCACCACGCCGGAAGGCGACCTCAGCGCCAACCTCACCACCTTGATCACCTCGCCCGCGGCCCGGGTCGCGGTGAGCGAGGAGCACGGCCGGATCGTCGCGTTCGCGATCACCACGACCTCGTTCGGGCTCGAATCCGGGCTGATCGCCGAGCTCGAGGACCTCTACGTCGCCCCGGAGGCACGCAGGCGCGGCGAGGCCGGCCGGCTGATCGAAGACAGCCGCGGCTGGGCCGCGGAGCTGGGATGTTCCCTCCTGGAGATCGTGATCGCCCCCAACGGCAACGACGTGAGCCATCTCTTCGACTTCTACGGCAAGCGCGGCTTCCAGGACGAGGGGCGCCGCCTGCTCAGCCGGCCGCTGTCCAGGACGTGA
- a CDS encoding response regulator, whose translation MSDETIRVLLADDHPVYRDGLAALLASLPGIDVVGTAADGREAVALAADLQPDIVVMDVSMPELDGIEATRRVVADSPHIGVVMLTMSEQDATLFAAMRAGARGYLLKGANQAEIVRAIQAVAHGEAIFGPSIARRVTEFFTAPPTEDSAFPQLTPRELEILTLIAAGRSNPQIASELFLSPKTVRNNVSNIFAKLHVADRTEAIIRARDAGLAR comes from the coding sequence GTGTCCGATGAGACGATCCGAGTGCTGCTCGCCGACGACCATCCGGTCTACCGCGACGGGCTGGCGGCGCTGCTGGCCTCCCTGCCCGGCATCGACGTCGTGGGCACCGCCGCGGACGGCCGGGAGGCCGTCGCGCTGGCCGCCGACCTGCAGCCGGACATCGTCGTCATGGACGTCAGCATGCCGGAGCTGGACGGCATCGAGGCCACCCGCCGGGTCGTCGCCGACAGCCCGCACATCGGGGTGGTCATGCTGACCATGTCGGAGCAGGACGCCACCCTGTTCGCGGCGATGCGCGCCGGGGCCCGCGGCTACCTGCTCAAGGGCGCGAACCAGGCCGAGATCGTCCGCGCCATCCAGGCCGTCGCCCACGGCGAGGCCATCTTCGGGCCGTCGATCGCCCGGCGGGTGACCGAGTTCTTCACCGCGCCGCCCACCGAGGACTCGGCGTTCCCGCAGCTCACGCCGCGCGAGCTGGAGATCCTCACGCTGATCGCGGCCGGCCGGTCCAATCCGCAGATCGCCTCGGAGCTGTTCCTGTCGCCCAAGACCGTGCGCAACAACGTGTCCAACATCTTCGCCAAGCTGCACGTGGCCGACCGCACCGAGGCCATCATCCGCGCCCGCGACGCGGGCCTCGCCCGCTGA
- a CDS encoding CoA transferase, with protein MRDRDHPLTKDAARPLSGLRIVELSSYVATPLSGMTLAQLGADVIRVEPIGGAPDRTRWPLAESGTSLYWSGLNKGKRAVEVDLSAEEGRRLVADLVVSGGRRGGIVIGNSDRHPELTFEALRARRPDVIHVLLTGRRDGGTAVDYTVQAATGFPLLTGPEDAEQPVNGVVPAWDLAAGLYLAVGLLAAERHRVLTGEGQQVRVALEDVALAAAGSLGYLAEAQLNGTSRERVGNHVYGTFGRDFATADGGRLMVVALTDRHWRDLLAATGLTGVVSALAAALGVDFGAESERYRHRRVLGGLIASWFETRTLAEAEEALRATRVLWSTYRSFTELAATLPGNPLMARIAQPGVGEHWAPGSPLVMNGEQAPPEAAPEVGGHTDEVLRTELGLSAAELAALRSDGVIRTGPGRST; from the coding sequence GTGCGTGATCGGGACCACCCGTTGACCAAGGATGCCGCGCGACCGCTGAGCGGGCTGCGGATCGTGGAGCTGTCCAGCTACGTGGCCACGCCGCTGAGCGGGATGACGCTGGCGCAGCTGGGCGCCGACGTGATCAGGGTCGAGCCGATCGGCGGCGCTCCCGACCGTACCCGCTGGCCGCTGGCCGAGAGCGGGACGAGCCTGTACTGGTCGGGCCTCAACAAGGGCAAACGCGCCGTCGAGGTGGACCTGTCCGCCGAGGAGGGCCGCCGGCTCGTCGCCGACCTGGTCGTCAGCGGGGGACGGCGCGGCGGGATCGTGATCGGCAACTCCGACCGGCACCCGGAGCTGACCTTCGAGGCGCTGCGGGCGCGCCGCCCCGACGTGATCCACGTGCTGCTCACCGGCCGCCGCGACGGCGGGACCGCGGTGGACTACACGGTCCAGGCGGCGACCGGGTTCCCGCTGCTGACCGGCCCGGAGGACGCCGAGCAGCCGGTGAACGGCGTGGTGCCCGCCTGGGACCTGGCCGCCGGCCTCTACCTGGCGGTCGGGCTGCTGGCCGCGGAGCGGCACCGCGTGCTCACGGGGGAGGGGCAGCAGGTGCGGGTGGCGCTGGAGGACGTCGCCCTGGCGGCCGCCGGAAGCCTCGGCTACCTCGCCGAGGCGCAGCTGAACGGCACCTCGCGCGAGCGCGTCGGCAACCACGTCTACGGCACCTTCGGCCGGGACTTCGCCACCGCCGACGGCGGGCGGCTGATGGTCGTGGCGCTCACCGACCGGCACTGGCGCGACCTGCTCGCCGCCACCGGCCTCACCGGCGTGGTCTCCGCGCTGGCCGCCGCCCTCGGGGTGGACTTCGGCGCGGAGTCCGAGCGCTACCGGCACCGCAGGGTGCTCGGCGGTCTGATCGCGAGCTGGTTCGAGACCCGTACGCTCGCCGAGGCGGAAGAGGCGCTGCGGGCCACGCGCGTGCTGTGGTCGACGTACCGGAGCTTCACGGAGCTGGCCGCGACGCTGCCCGGGAACCCGCTGATGGCCAGGATCGCCCAGCCCGGAGTCGGCGAGCACTGGGCGCCGGGATCGCCGCTGGTGATGAACGGCGAGCAGGCGCCTCCCGAGGCGGCGCCGGAGGTCGGCGGGCACACCGACGAGGTGCTGCGCACCGAGCTCGGCCTGTCGGCGGCGGAGCTGGCGGCGCTGCGGAGCGACGGCGTCATCCGGACGGGCCCGGGAAGGTCCACGTGA
- a CDS encoding FAS1-like dehydratase domain-containing protein, producing the protein MSWEPHTLTTRETVEPGPVAALSALFDDGTPAIGPGDPLPPLWHWLALARWPVSSVLGADGHPARGSFLPPVELPRRMFAGGEVAFHAPLAVGSTVRREARVESVTEKSGRSGRLVVVVVTIRLYDERDRLAVEERQDLIYREAGAVPEEAAPAGPAAALAPAGAPFAPVGEGVWRFATDPTLLMRFSAATSNPHRIHYDWPYATRVEGYPGLVVHGPLMTLALAEVLRLEGQDVPVARMRHRNRRPLFCGRPALLRRIDAATLGVFGEGDEPHSTLEIELGEGAGRA; encoded by the coding sequence GTGAGCTGGGAACCGCACACCCTCACCACCCGGGAGACGGTGGAGCCCGGCCCGGTCGCCGCGCTGTCGGCGCTGTTCGACGACGGCACGCCCGCGATCGGCCCGGGAGATCCGCTGCCGCCGCTGTGGCACTGGCTCGCCCTGGCCCGCTGGCCCGTCTCGTCCGTGCTCGGCGCGGACGGCCATCCGGCGCGCGGGTCGTTCCTGCCCCCGGTGGAGCTGCCGCGGCGGATGTTCGCGGGCGGTGAGGTCGCCTTCCACGCCCCCCTCGCGGTGGGAAGCACGGTACGCCGCGAGGCGCGCGTGGAGTCGGTCACCGAGAAGTCAGGGCGCTCGGGCCGGCTGGTCGTCGTGGTCGTCACCATCCGGCTGTACGACGAGCGCGACCGGCTCGCGGTCGAGGAGCGGCAGGACCTCATCTACCGGGAGGCCGGGGCAGTCCCGGAAGAGGCCGCTCCGGCCGGGCCCGCGGCGGCCCTGGCGCCCGCCGGCGCGCCTTTCGCCCCGGTGGGGGAGGGGGTCTGGCGGTTCGCCACGGACCCGACGCTGCTGATGAGGTTCAGCGCGGCGACGTCCAACCCCCACCGGATCCACTACGACTGGCCGTACGCCACCCGCGTCGAGGGCTACCCCGGCCTGGTGGTGCACGGGCCCCTGATGACGCTCGCCCTGGCGGAGGTCCTGCGCCTGGAGGGGCAGGACGTCCCCGTGGCGCGTATGCGGCACCGGAACCGCAGGCCCCTGTTCTGCGGCCGGCCGGCGCTGCTGCGGCGGATCGACGCGGCCACGCTCGGCGTGTTCGGCGAGGGGGACGAGCCCCACAGCACGCTGGAGATCGAGCTCGGGGAAGGCGCAGGCCGTGCGTGA
- a CDS encoding sensor histidine kinase → MTKASRLSAVPAALAVVLTAGTVLLDVRNSGTPLPPGAGLEAVSWPAAVSGLAQAVPGALLLRRLPRHPVAWVLTLSGVHWALNGFSGAWSVYAIYTSPGAFGAAPAYWFYARFGAALLVGLPLLILLFPDGRLPAARGWRRLSIAGLGLAGYLPLVWLFVPASATMRFQDAPLPPEIMRLGLDAVSLELPYEVWAALLTLARAGAAVSLIIPFAVMVRRYRRADAERRAQIRWLTWAALADMFVLMVPLEQLASVLMCVGIALTSAAVLIAVTEYRLYDIDRLLPATFLYGMLAVLVVAIDVAVFTVAGSVLGERDSALAAIAIVSVAYAPLRTWLWRAARRLVRGARDDPYAMVSTLAERLEVTTEPDAQLAALAQTVSEAFRLPYVRVEIERPGGVRTVVEHGAPHGPQLSLPVAYRDEAVGRLVLCRADLAERDQRLLGDLVRQAAQAARASELSADLQRIRARLVTAREEERRRIRRDLHDGLGPSLGAVALRIETARNLAATAPAESDRILEQTAAEVSVVLADVRRLVHDLRPPALDELGVLRAVEQQADRVRSGGLQIAVTGDDALGSLPAAVEVAAYRIVSEALANVVRHAAATHCEIALGVRGRTLEITVRDDGRGIGHDVEAGVGMLSLRERAAELGGECQVTCPPGGGTLVRARLPLEQTTEVAGVR, encoded by the coding sequence GTGACGAAAGCCAGCCGCCTGTCCGCGGTCCCGGCGGCGCTCGCGGTCGTGCTCACGGCCGGCACGGTGCTGCTGGACGTCCGCAACTCCGGGACCCCGTTGCCGCCCGGCGCGGGCCTCGAAGCCGTGAGCTGGCCGGCCGCGGTGTCGGGCCTGGCCCAGGCGGTGCCCGGCGCGCTGCTGCTGCGGCGGCTGCCCCGGCATCCCGTCGCCTGGGTGCTGACCCTGTCGGGCGTGCACTGGGCGCTGAACGGCTTCTCCGGCGCCTGGTCGGTGTACGCGATCTACACCTCGCCCGGCGCCTTCGGTGCCGCGCCGGCCTACTGGTTCTACGCCCGGTTCGGCGCGGCGCTGCTGGTCGGGCTGCCGCTGCTGATCCTGCTCTTCCCCGACGGGCGGCTGCCCGCCGCCAGGGGCTGGCGGCGGTTGTCGATCGCCGGCCTGGGGCTGGCCGGCTACCTGCCGCTGGTGTGGCTGTTCGTGCCGGCGTCCGCGACGATGCGGTTCCAGGACGCGCCGCTGCCCCCGGAGATCATGCGGCTCGGCCTCGACGCCGTCAGCCTGGAGCTGCCCTACGAGGTGTGGGCGGCCCTGCTCACCCTCGCCCGGGCGGGGGCGGCGGTGAGCCTGATCATCCCCTTCGCGGTCATGGTGCGCCGCTACCGGCGGGCGGACGCGGAGCGGCGTGCCCAGATCCGCTGGCTGACCTGGGCCGCGCTGGCCGACATGTTCGTGCTCATGGTGCCCCTGGAGCAGCTGGCGTCGGTGCTCATGTGCGTCGGGATCGCGCTCACCTCCGCCGCGGTGCTGATCGCGGTGACCGAATACCGCCTGTACGACATCGACCGGCTGCTGCCGGCGACCTTCCTGTACGGGATGCTCGCGGTCCTGGTGGTCGCGATCGACGTGGCGGTGTTCACCGTCGCGGGCAGCGTGCTGGGAGAACGCGACTCCGCGCTGGCCGCGATCGCGATCGTCTCGGTGGCCTACGCGCCGCTGCGGACGTGGTTGTGGCGGGCGGCGCGGCGGCTGGTGCGCGGGGCGCGCGACGACCCGTACGCGATGGTCTCGACGCTCGCCGAACGGCTGGAGGTCACCACCGAGCCCGACGCGCAGCTCGCCGCGCTGGCCCAGACGGTGTCCGAGGCGTTCCGGCTGCCGTACGTACGGGTGGAGATCGAGCGGCCGGGCGGCGTGCGCACCGTGGTCGAGCACGGCGCCCCGCACGGGCCGCAGCTGTCGCTGCCGGTCGCCTACCGCGACGAGGCCGTGGGCCGGCTGGTCCTGTGCCGGGCCGACCTGGCCGAACGCGACCAGCGGCTGCTCGGCGACCTCGTCCGCCAGGCCGCCCAAGCGGCGCGGGCCAGCGAGCTCAGCGCCGACCTGCAGCGCATCCGCGCCAGGCTGGTGACCGCGCGCGAGGAGGAGCGCCGCCGGATCCGGCGCGACCTGCACGACGGCCTCGGCCCGAGCCTGGGAGCCGTCGCGCTGCGCATCGAGACCGCCCGCAACCTGGCCGCCACCGCGCCCGCCGAGTCCGACCGCATCCTGGAGCAGACCGCGGCCGAGGTCTCCGTCGTGCTGGCCGACGTCCGCCGCCTGGTGCACGACCTGCGCCCGCCCGCGCTCGACGAGCTCGGCGTGCTCCGCGCCGTGGAGCAGCAGGCCGACCGGGTCCGCTCCGGCGGCCTGCAGATCGCCGTGACCGGCGACGATGCGCTCGGCTCGCTGCCCGCCGCGGTGGAGGTGGCCGCGTACCGCATCGTGTCGGAGGCGCTGGCCAACGTGGTGCGGCACGCCGCGGCCACGCACTGCGAGATCGCGCTCGGCGTGCGCGGGCGGACCCTGGAGATCACGGTACGCGACGACGGCCGCGGCATCGGCCACGACGTCGAGGCCGGGGTCGGTATGTTGTCCCTGCGCGAGCGGGCGGCCGAGCTCGGCGGGGAGTGCCAGGTCACCTGCCCGCCCGGCGGCGGGACGCTCGTCCGCGCTCGCCTTCCCCTCGAACAGACCACGGAGGTGGCCGGTGTCCGATGA
- a CDS encoding acyl-CoA dehydrogenase family protein, translating to MTGPGRARAVVEALRDVVGRAAAHVASADRDQAVAYDVASMSAAVAAAGELLDPGASYGAGYGAGRDAGYGADPDAGCDAGHSTGHGTDTGADHGADHGADHEADLALLYAADVAADLAGRLTGREALWGVDGTALDGVAAHVAAGRDPAFLERVAERVLATREAGPRHLSAELQLVRAAFREFAADRVAPVADRIHRDDEDIPADIIDGLAGMGCFGLSIPAEYGGAAEGDELAAMVVVTEELSRASLGAAGSLITRPEIIATAIARGGTEEQKRRWLPMIASGERLCAVAVTEPDFGSDVARITTSATRDGDEWVLNGVKTWCTFAGRAHYLLVLARTDPAGHRGLSLFVVDKPSFTGHEWRLTQEGGGSVEGRAIRTLGYRGMHSFEVRFDGWRVPAADLIGGDGGLGRGFYLQMQAFANARLQTAARAVGVMQSALELAVDYARQRSVFGRPLADYQLTRAKIARMAALTAACRAFTFAAARAVTAGDGQLEAAQVKQLACRAAEWVTREAQQLHGGYGYAEEYGISRLFVDARVLSIFEGADEVLALRVIARRLMKP from the coding sequence ATGACCGGGCCCGGCCGCGCGCGTGCCGTCGTGGAGGCGCTGCGGGACGTCGTCGGCAGGGCCGCCGCCCACGTCGCCTCGGCGGACCGGGACCAGGCCGTGGCCTACGACGTGGCGTCGATGTCGGCGGCGGTCGCGGCGGCCGGCGAGCTCCTCGACCCCGGCGCGAGCTACGGCGCGGGCTACGGCGCGGGCCGCGACGCGGGCTATGGCGCGGACCCCGACGCGGGCTGCGACGCGGGCCACAGCACGGGCCACGGCACGGACACCGGCGCCGACCATGGCGCCGACCATGGCGCGGACCACGAGGCGGACCTGGCGCTGCTCTACGCCGCCGACGTCGCCGCCGACCTGGCCGGACGCCTGACCGGCAGGGAGGCGCTGTGGGGCGTGGACGGGACGGCCCTGGACGGCGTCGCCGCCCACGTGGCGGCGGGGCGCGACCCGGCGTTCCTGGAGCGCGTCGCCGAGCGCGTGCTGGCCACCCGAGAGGCGGGGCCCCGGCACCTGTCCGCCGAGCTGCAGCTGGTCCGCGCCGCCTTCCGCGAGTTCGCCGCCGACCGCGTCGCCCCCGTCGCCGACCGGATCCACCGCGACGACGAGGACATCCCCGCCGACATCATCGACGGGCTCGCCGGCATGGGCTGCTTCGGGCTGTCGATCCCGGCCGAGTACGGCGGCGCCGCCGAGGGCGACGAACTGGCCGCCATGGTGGTCGTGACCGAGGAGCTGTCCCGGGCCTCGCTGGGCGCCGCCGGCTCGCTCATCACGCGTCCCGAGATCATCGCCACCGCGATCGCCCGCGGCGGCACCGAGGAGCAGAAACGGCGCTGGCTGCCGATGATCGCCTCCGGCGAGCGGCTGTGCGCCGTGGCGGTCACCGAGCCCGACTTCGGCTCCGACGTCGCCCGGATCACCACGAGCGCGACCCGCGACGGCGACGAATGGGTGCTGAACGGCGTCAAGACCTGGTGCACCTTCGCCGGCCGCGCCCACTACCTGCTCGTCCTGGCCCGTACCGACCCGGCCGGGCACCGGGGCCTTTCGCTCTTCGTGGTGGACAAACCCTCCTTCACCGGCCACGAATGGCGCCTCACCCAGGAGGGCGGCGGGTCCGTCGAGGGGCGCGCCATCCGTACGCTCGGCTATCGGGGCATGCACTCGTTCGAGGTGCGCTTCGACGGCTGGCGCGTCCCCGCGGCCGACCTGATCGGCGGGGACGGCGGTCTCGGGCGCGGGTTCTACCTGCAGATGCAGGCGTTCGCCAACGCGCGGCTGCAGACCGCCGCCAGGGCCGTCGGGGTCATGCAGTCGGCGCTGGAGCTGGCCGTGGACTACGCGCGGCAGCGCTCGGTCTTCGGTCGGCCGCTCGCGGACTACCAGCTGACCCGCGCCAAGATCGCCAGGATGGCCGCGTTGACCGCCGCGTGCCGGGCCTTCACGTTCGCGGCGGCCCGGGCCGTGACGGCCGGCGACGGCCAGCTCGAGGCCGCGCAGGTCAAGCAGCTCGCCTGCCGGGCGGCCGAATGGGTCACCAGGGAGGCCCAGCAGCTGCACGGCGGCTACGGGTACGCGGAGGAGTACGGCATCTCGCGCCTGTTCGTGGACGCGCGCGTGCTGTCCATCTTCGAGGGCGCCGACGAGGTGCTCGCCCTGCGGGTGATCGCCCGCAGGCTGATGAAGCCCTGA
- a CDS encoding BTAD domain-containing putative transcriptional regulator, whose product MEFRVLGPLEVRADEGEPVGLGGARPRAVLARLLIARGVVVSTDALIHDLYGDTPPPSALSSLHSYVSNLRRAIEPDRGPWAKPKVLIGRPPGYLLAADDVDASRFEELVGRSEFQSPGEALTCLDAAFGLWRGTPYGEFGDETWAFTEVSRLRELRLVALERRARALLDLGRPQAVIADLEAETAGNPLRERLWCLLALSLYRTGRQAEALAVLRRAARLLADQLGLDPGPELRSLEQDILRQADSLEPATGPATLAVPPRLGPVPVTRDRDDRLAELMALPERAARTGLRLAAVSGEAGIGKTFLLEEFGEHCSARLGQLVLWGRCHDAEGLPPLWPWVQVLRTLEQHCPPGDRRSLAGLLDADRPADTHRRADTHHPADTHHPADVDRPAVARAVARWLAAAARVRPLVIVLDDLQRADPASLDLLRDLVMRLDGAAVTLVAAFRPGFDDPLSRLARYDLVRLRVRGLAPEAVRSMAAGMGVELDAEAAARLTDRTGGNPFFVRECLRLRAGGHAVDAIPESVAGLVRSQLETEVAEVLAVAAVLGREFDPAIVAQVTGPEAADLLDRAVRAGLLVPCADPDLPARPEPPVPSTPHDLTAAAAPSISGNTHGRAADAGLSVSGDPHGLSTGRGLSVSGDAHDLTTGGALSSAQDASGQAPRTGLPLSSDAHGLATGGALSSAQDASGQAPRTELLSGDAHGLATGGAPSGPQDASGRAPRTELLSGDARGRVAGAGLPGVAERGFSVEPARDGRLVFVHDLVREALAGGLPPRRRAAVHRDLAAALATRPSADVAAIACHAVQAGSHDEAVRWAVAAAEQAGLRLAYAEAARWWGHAVAAHDASGGDPAQHVELLLHHVQALEAAGDREAARRAGAAALRAADRADAGAGLVVRALTALGTPSLSLLRDPYQTSRHQMDRHQAGQHPAGQRLASRHPANQHQTGQHPTDRHPAAQHPAAQHPADDPRPLTRARARARGDRRVAVPRPQVLTGLTELTGELHDLAEHTHNPQVELLAGMVDACGRLEAFDVAGADRAADRCDALLELHPLPWPSFQHTLWHANRLTLDGRFDEADRLYDDADGQARRLNLWHARQTVAAGRVALSYHRGAIADAAPLIAAVRGVHPTLHHDATTLHLCAQGHLDHARRLNGGPRPAPPRDWSWLSATCLRAAAVAALGRTHECRTAYTALLPYSGRISALSAVLCLGPVDWYLALLATATGHHDAATAHLTALEQQADAAGLHWWRDRAAATGVRQPLQVATRA is encoded by the coding sequence GTGGAATTTCGAGTTCTGGGACCTCTCGAGGTCCGTGCCGACGAGGGGGAGCCCGTCGGCCTGGGCGGGGCCCGCCCGCGCGCGGTGCTGGCCCGGCTCCTCATCGCGCGGGGGGTCGTGGTCTCCACCGACGCCCTGATCCATGACCTGTACGGGGACACGCCGCCGCCCAGCGCGCTGTCGTCGCTGCACTCGTACGTGTCGAACCTGCGCCGGGCGATCGAGCCCGACCGCGGCCCGTGGGCCAAGCCCAAGGTGCTGATCGGCCGGCCGCCCGGCTACCTGCTGGCCGCCGATGACGTGGACGCGTCGCGGTTCGAGGAGCTGGTGGGACGGTCGGAGTTCCAGTCGCCGGGGGAGGCGCTGACCTGCCTGGACGCCGCGTTCGGGCTGTGGCGGGGCACGCCGTACGGGGAGTTCGGGGACGAGACCTGGGCATTCACCGAGGTGAGCCGGCTGCGCGAGCTGCGGCTGGTCGCGCTCGAACGGCGCGCCCGGGCGCTGCTCGACCTGGGCCGCCCGCAGGCCGTGATCGCGGACCTGGAGGCGGAGACGGCCGGGAACCCGCTGCGCGAGCGGCTGTGGTGCCTGCTCGCCCTGTCCCTGTACCGCACCGGGCGGCAGGCGGAGGCGCTGGCCGTGCTGCGCCGCGCGGCCCGGCTGCTGGCCGACCAGCTCGGCCTCGACCCCGGCCCCGAGCTGCGCTCCCTCGAACAGGACATCCTCCGCCAGGCCGACTCCCTGGAGCCGGCCACCGGCCCGGCCACCCTGGCCGTGCCGCCCCGGCTCGGGCCTGTGCCTGTGACGCGCGACCGGGACGACCGGCTCGCCGAGCTGATGGCGCTGCCCGAGCGGGCCGCCCGCACCGGCCTGCGGCTGGCGGCGGTGAGCGGCGAGGCGGGGATCGGCAAGACGTTCCTGCTGGAGGAGTTCGGCGAGCACTGCTCGGCCCGGCTCGGGCAGCTCGTGCTCTGGGGGCGCTGCCACGACGCCGAAGGGCTGCCGCCGCTGTGGCCGTGGGTCCAGGTGCTGCGGACGCTCGAACAGCACTGCCCGCCCGGCGACCGGCGGAGCCTGGCCGGCCTGCTCGACGCGGACCGCCCGGCCGACACACACCGCCGGGCCGACACGCACCACCCGGCCGACACGCACCACCCGGCCGACGTGGATCGCCCGGCCGTCGCGCGCGCCGTCGCGCGGTGGCTGGCCGCGGCCGCGCGCGTCCGGCCGCTGGTGATCGTCCTGGACGACCTGCAGCGGGCCGACCCCGCGTCGCTGGACCTGCTCAGGGACCTGGTCATGCGGCTGGACGGCGCCGCCGTGACGCTGGTCGCCGCGTTCCGCCCGGGTTTCGACGACCCGCTGAGCCGGCTGGCCCGCTACGACCTGGTTCGCCTGCGCGTCCGCGGCCTGGCTCCGGAGGCCGTACGGTCCATGGCGGCCGGCATGGGGGTGGAGCTCGACGCCGAGGCCGCGGCCCGGCTGACCGACCGGACCGGCGGCAACCCCTTCTTCGTACGGGAGTGCCTCCGGCTGCGGGCCGGCGGGCACGCCGTGGACGCCATCCCGGAGTCGGTCGCCGGGCTGGTGCGGTCGCAGCTCGAGACCGAGGTCGCCGAGGTGCTGGCGGTCGCGGCGGTGCTCGGCAGGGAGTTCGACCCGGCGATCGTGGCGCAGGTCACGGGCCCCGAGGCGGCCGACCTGCTCGACCGCGCGGTCCGCGCGGGCCTGCTCGTCCCCTGCGCCGACCCCGACCTGCCGGCCCGCCCGGAACCACCCGTCCCCAGCACCCCACACGACCTCACCGCCGCCGCAGCCCCCTCCATCTCCGGCAACACACACGGCCGGGCGGCCGACGCGGGACTCTCCGTCTCCGGCGACCCACACGGCCTCTCCACCGGTAGGGGGCTGTCCGTCTCCGGCGACGCACACGACCTCACCACCGGCGGGGCGCTGTCCAGCGCGCAGGATGCATCCGGCCAAGCACCCCGCACGGGGCTGCCCCTCTCCAGCGACGCACACGGCCTCGCCACCGGTGGGGCGCTGTCCAGCGCGCAGGATGCATCCGGCCAAGCACCCCGCACGGAGCTGCTCTCCGGCGACGCCCACGGCCTCGCCACCGGTGGGGCGCCGTCCGGCCCGCAGGATGCGTCCGGCCGAGCACCCCGCACGGAGCTGCTCTCCGGCGACGCGCGCGGCCGGGTGGCCGGCGCAGGGTTGCCTGGCGTCGCCGAGCGGGGGTTTAGCGTGGAGCCAGCCAGGGATGGGCGGCTGGTGTTCGTGCATGACCTGGTGCGGGAGGCGCTGGCCGGGGGTCTGCCGCCCCGGCGCAGGGCCGCCGTCCACCGCGACCTGGCCGCCGCCCTGGCCACCCGCCCGTCCGCCGACGTGGCCGCCATCGCCTGCCACGCCGTTCAGGCGGGCTCGCACGACGAGGCCGTGCGCTGGGCCGTGGCCGCCGCGGAGCAGGCCGGCCTGCGGCTGGCGTACGCGGAGGCGGCCAGGTGGTGGGGCCACGCGGTGGCCGCCCACGACGCCTCGGGCGGCGACCCCGCCCAGCACGTGGAGCTGCTGCTCCACCACGTCCAGGCCCTGGAGGCGGCCGGTGACCGGGAGGCCGCCCGCCGCGCCGGAGCCGCCGCCCTGCGCGCCGCCGACCGCGCCGACGCGGGCGCCGGGCTGGTGGTACGCGCCCTCACCGCCCTCGGCACGCCGTCCCTGTCACTGCTACGCGACCCGTACCAGACGAGCCGGCACCAGATGGACCGGCACCAAGCGGGCCAGCACCCGGCAGGCCAGCGCCTGGCGAGCCGACACCCGGCGAACCAGCACCAGACGGGCCAGCACCCGACGGACCGACACCCAGCGGCCCAGCACCCAGCGGCCCAGCACCCGGCGGACGACCCCCGTCCGCTCACCCGCGCCCGCGCCCGCGCCCGCGGCGACCGTCGGGTCGCCGTGCCCCGGCCCCAGGTCCTCACCGGGTTGACGGAGCTCACCGGCGAGTTACACGACCTGGCGGAACACACCCACAACCCCCAGGTCGAGCTGCTCGCCGGCATGGTGGACGCCTGCGGCCGGCTGGAGGCGTTCGACGTGGCCGGCGCGGACCGGGCCGCCGACCGCTGCGACGCTCTCCTGGAGCTCCACCCGCTGCCCTGGCCCAGCTTCCAGCACACCCTCTGGCACGCCAACCGGCTCACCCTCGACGGCCGCTTCGACGAGGCCGACCGCCTCTACGACGACGCCGACGGCCAGGCCCGCCGCCTCAACCTCTGGCACGCCCGCCAGACCGTCGCCGCCGGCCGCGTCGCGCTCAGCTACCACCGCGGCGCCATCGCCGACGCCGCGCCCCTCATCGCCGCCGTCCGCGGCGTCCATCCCACGCTGCACCACGACGCCACCACCCTGCACCTGTGCGCCCAGGGCCACCTCGACCACGCCCGGCGACTCAACGGCGGCCCCCGTCCCGCCCCTCCCCGCGACTGGTCCTGGCTGTCGGCCACCTGCCTGCGCGCCGCCGCCGTGGCCGCGCTCGGCCGTACCCACGAATGCCGCACCGCCTACACCGCCCTGCTCCCCTACAGCGGCCGCATCTCCGCCCTGTCAGCCGTGCTCTGCCTGGGCCCCGTCGACTGGTACCTCGCCCTGCTCGCCACCGCCACCGGACACCACGACGCCGCCACCGCCCACCTCACCGCCCTCGAACAGCAGGCCGACGCCGCCGGCCTGCACTGGTGGCGCGACCGCGCCGCCGCCACCGGCGTCCGCCAGCCTCTTCAGGTCGCCACCAGGGCGTGA